A genome region from Chloroherpetonaceae bacterium includes the following:
- a CDS encoding beta-lactamase family protein, producing the protein MPAQCKVLWWTGVLAVAVIGCRTTSDTHAPKTTSPEVKLSHTLDSICKAYQVVGMSVALVSDTAFLYAHSWGQAQLGAARPMTDSTFARVASVSKVLTALAVMQLYEQGKFSLEDDISPALGFQLRNPNFPDKPITYRQLLQHTSSLESDEAMPAPYYVLWRDPTLRLSDVLSSHGARYNDSVYRSLWSKHPPGTRFAYSNLGYALLGTLVERHSGKRFDQYCTEHIFAPLGLKASFNVMDIPTEQLAYPYREVQGRWMAQADSVRPIFPLERYEVGSNALLFSPQGGLRISIKELGRLVQLFLNSGQLGKVRLVSEQALRIMEQNPLSTSDALFGKYALGLCYADSLWKGVELIGHSGQAYGLLSGFYYNRPQRLGVTMLITGSRYRATGSAFYDVELAIYDALYHYLIEKGKIAPLHR; encoded by the coding sequence ATGCCAGCGCAGTGCAAAGTGCTGTGGTGGACAGGCGTGCTGGCGGTAGCGGTCATCGGTTGCCGCACCACAAGCGACACCCATGCGCCAAAGACAACGTCGCCTGAAGTCAAGCTATCACACACACTCGACTCGATTTGCAAAGCCTATCAGGTGGTGGGAATGAGTGTCGCACTGGTCAGCGATACGGCGTTCCTCTATGCCCACAGCTGGGGACAAGCGCAATTAGGCGCCGCTCGACCGATGACCGATAGCACCTTTGCCCGCGTGGCATCGGTCTCCAAAGTGCTCACTGCACTGGCTGTGATGCAACTCTACGAGCAAGGCAAGTTTTCACTCGAGGACGACATTTCACCTGCACTTGGATTTCAGTTGCGTAACCCCAACTTTCCTGATAAGCCGATTACTTACCGACAGCTATTGCAACACACATCCAGCTTGGAAAGCGATGAAGCAATGCCAGCGCCGTATTATGTGCTCTGGCGCGACCCTACACTGCGTCTGAGTGATGTACTTTCTTCGCACGGAGCGCGATACAACGATTCCGTCTATCGGTCGCTCTGGTCAAAACACCCACCAGGCACACGCTTTGCCTACTCCAACTTGGGCTATGCACTGCTTGGCACATTGGTCGAGCGCCATTCAGGCAAGCGCTTTGACCAATACTGCACAGAGCACATCTTTGCCCCGCTGGGGCTGAAAGCGAGTTTCAATGTGATGGATATTCCAACTGAGCAACTTGCCTATCCCTACCGTGAAGTGCAGGGTAGATGGATGGCACAAGCCGATAGTGTGCGTCCCATCTTCCCGCTTGAACGGTATGAAGTGGGGTCAAATGCATTGCTCTTTTCTCCCCAAGGTGGTTTGCGCATCAGCATAAAAGAACTGGGGCGGTTGGTTCAGTTATTCCTGAACAGCGGTCAGTTAGGCAAGGTGCGCCTTGTGTCTGAGCAGGCACTGCGCATAATGGAGCAAAATCCACTGAGCACAAGCGATGCACTATTCGGAAAATATGCCCTCGGTTTGTGCTATGCAGATAGCCTTTGGAAAGGTGTAGAACTCATCGGGCACTCGGGACAAGCCTACGGACTTCTAAGCGGCTTTTACTACAATCGCCCGCAGCGCCTTGGTGTGACGATGCTCATCACTGGCTCACGCTATCGTGCTACAGGGAGCGCATTCTACGATGTGGAACTGGCGATTTACGACGCGCTCTATCACTACCTCAT